GAAGGGGAAGCGCACATAGAGGACCTTGATGTCCATCTTTTCCAGCTTCACGTCGTCCACGCGCTCCACCCTGGTGCGCACCTGATACTCGGCAAAGCGGCGGCCGGGCATGATGAGCTGGCGGCCGGTCATGGAGATCTTCAGGGGCGGCACGTCCAGGCGGGTCTTGCCGGGATTCTCGGCCAGCCACTGGGCGGCCCAGGCTTCGTACTGGGGCCCCTGGGTGATGTTCACGTCATCCAGCAGGGCCTTGCGCAGGGCGATGGCCAGAGCGGACAGCAGGAAGGTCTGGGTGACGCCGGGGGTCAGGTCGTCCTTGTCGCGCAGATACAGGGGGTCATAGAACCACATGGGGTTCTTGCCCTCGATCATGCTCACGGCCACGTTGGCGCCGCCCCCCTGGCTCCAGGGGTGGATGCTTTCCACGGTCAGGTCGTTGGGCAGGCCTTCCAGGAAAGGAACGGCGGACAGGGGCTTGAACTTTTCCCCTTCGTCAGCCTGCATGAGCACGGCAGCGCGCGACGGCTGGTCCTTGGGCCAGGCCATGAGCACATATTCCTTGCCGCCGCGCTTCCACTGCCAGGCAGGACGGGTGCCGCCATTGTGCAGCACCGTGCCCACCACCTGCGGCATGACGGTCATGGGGTTCTGTCCCAGCAGCACGGCCCAGGCATCGCCCAGGGCCTCGTCGTGCTGGCGGTTCTCGCCGCGCAGCATGGCCTTCAGCTCTTCTTCCGAGGGCTGGCGGGCAGCGTCGGCGCTTTCCATCTGTTCCGCCTGCTGGGCGGCGGGAGCAGTGTCCTGCACTTTTTTCTCGACCTGTTCAGCCTTGCTCTTCTTGGTCATGGCTCGTGCCTCCGGTTAACGACGGTCGCCCCTGCCGCCGCGGTCGCCGCGGTCACGACGGCCGCCGCGGTCACCGCGATTGCCGCGGTCGCGCTGGGGACGGGCGGTCTCTTCGGGGTTCCAGGGATGGCCCTGTTCTTCCAGCAGCACGGCCTTGCGGCTGGCGCGGATACGGTCACCGTTGATCTCGATGACCTTGACCACCATGTCTTCACCCAGATGGGCCACATCGCCGGGCTGCTCCACGCGGTTCACGTCCAGCTGGGAGACGTGCACCAGGGCTTCCACATTGGGCAGCACTTCCACGATGACGCCGATCTCCATGATCTTCTTGACCTTGGCGGTGTAGTTCTTGCCCAGTTCGGGACGCTGGTCATAGTAGGTGACCATCTCGCGGGCCTTTTCCAGGGCATCGGCCGTGGGGGCGAAGATGGACACGCGGCCGGAATCTTCGATGTCCACGGAAGCGCCGGTGGCGGTGGTGATGGCCTTGATGTTCTTGCCACCGGGGCCGATGATCAGGCGGATGATGTCGGGATTGACGAAGATCTCGGCATGCTGGGGCGCGTAGCGCGACAGTTCCTTGCGCGGCTCGGGCAGGGCCTTGGCCATCTCGGCCAGGATGTGCAGGCGGCCTTCGTGGGCCTGCTGCATGGCCTGGCGCATGATGTCAGTGGTCAGGCCGGTGATCTTGATGTCCATCTGCACGCCGGTGACGCCTTCCGCGGTACCGGCGATCTTGAAGTCCATGTCGCCCAGGGCGTCTTCATCGCCCAGGATGTCGGTGAGCACGATGAACTTGTCGCCTTCCTTGATGAGGCCCATGGCCACACCGGCCACCGGGGCGCTGATGGGGATGCCCGCATCCATGAGGGAGAGGCAGCCGCCGCACACGGCAGCCATGGAAGAGGAGCCGTTGGATTCCACGGTCTCGGAGACCACGCGCACGGTGAAGGGGAAGTCGGCGTCGGCCGGCATGACGGGCCGCAGGGACTTTTCGGCCAGGGCGCCGTGGCCGATCTCGCGGCGGGAGACGCGCACGGGCTTCACCTCGCCCACGCTGAAGGGCGGGAAGTTGTAATGCAGCATGAAGCGCTTGGTCACGTCGCCGCTCAGGCTGTCCATGCGCTGTTCATCGGTGGAGGAACCCAGGGTGGTCACCACCAGGGACTTGGTCTCGCCGCGGCGGAAGATGGCCGAGCCGTGGGCGCGGGGCAGCACGCTGGTCTGGATCTGGATGGGGCGCACGGTCCTGGTGTCGCGGCCGTCGATGCGCACGCCTTCGTTGACGATGCGGGCACGCACGATCTTCTTTTCCAGATCGCCGATGATCTCGCCCACTTCCTTCAGGGCGTCGCTCTCGGCCCAGGCGGGGTCATTGAGCAGGGCTTCCATGACCTTGTCCTTGACGGCCTTGCGGGCGTCCTTGCGGGCCAGCTTCTCGGGCACGCGCATGGCCTCCTCAAGGCCGGCCTCGCGGGCCAGTTCCTGCACGCGGGCCACCAGCACCGGATCGTCCTGATGGGGGGTGAAGGGCATCTTTTCCTTGCCGGCCAGTTCGCGCAGCTTGAGCTGGGCGTCGATGAGCGGCTGGATCTCCTTGCGGCCCCATTCCAGGGCGTCGATGATGACGTCCTCGGGCACGAAGGTGGCCTCGCCTTCCACCATGGTCAGGGCATCGCGGGAAGCGGCGAACACGATGTTCAGGTCGCTGCGCGCCTGCTCCTCGAAGGTGGGGTTGAGCACGAACCGGCCGTCGATGCGGCCGATGCGGCCACCGGCCACCGGGCCTTCGAACGGCAGGGGCGAGAGCATGACGGCGGCGGAAGCGCCGGTCAGGGCCAGCACGTCGGATTCGTTCTCCTGGTCGGCGGAGATGACGCTGGCCAGCACCTGCACGTCTTCGTTCAGGCCCTTGGGGAACAGGGGACGGATGGGACGGTCGATGAGGCGGGAGACCAGGGTCTCACGCTCGGAGGGACGGCCGATCTCGCGGCGGAAGAAGCTGCCGGGGATGCGGCCGGCGGCGTACATCTTTTCGGAATATTCCACGGTGAGGGGGAAGAATCCCTTGTCGAACTCCAGAGCCTGGGAGCAGACGGTCACCAGCACCACCGTGCCGCCGCACTGCATCCAGACGGCGCCGTGGGCCTGGTTGGCCAGACGGCCGGTCTCGAAAATGATTTCCTTGCCGCCCACGGTGGCCGTGACGCGGGTAGGATTGAAGATATCCTGGTTCATGTGGACCTCGTATGAAGGGGATTCCGGCAAAAACGGGCAACAGCGCCCCGCCGCGGGCCTGGGGCCACGGGTGCTGCCCGGTCTTCCCGGACCCCCCTTCCTGCTAGATGTTGTCGTGAGGTAGTGGATTGCAAAAAGGGGGGGCTTGGCCCCCCCTCTCAAACCATCGTCATTACTTGCGCAGGCCGAGCTTGGCGATCAGCGCACGGTAACGCTGAATGTCCTTCTTCTTCAGGTAGTTCAGCAGCTTGCGGCGCTGGCCCACCAGCTTCAGCAGACCGGTGCGGGAGTGGAAGTCCTTCTTGTGCACCTTGAAGTGGCCGGTGAGGCCTTCGATGCGGGCGGTCAGCAGGGCCACCTGCACTTCCGGGGAGCCGGTGTCGCCTTCGTGTTTGGCGTGAGCGTCGATAACCACTTTCTTCTGTTCAGCGTCCATAGCCACAGCAGTTCTCCTTTACGGATGTAAGTTAATTCCAGAGGCCCCGCAGCACGGTCCAGCAGGGGCCCTGGGGCGTGTCGGAACGGCGGGCCAGGGCCAGGGGCATGCCCTGACGCTGCAAAAGCGCCTTGTCGCCCACATCGTCGCGGCAGGGGATGGCCATGCCGTTACGGATGCGGGCCTCGGCGGCTTCGTCCAGCTCCAGCACCGGCCAGTGGGGCAGCGCCTCGGCAAGGGGGCGCAGATGCTTCACCAGCAGGCCCGGATCGGCCGACAGTTCGTCCAGTCCGCAGGCCACTTCGAGACCGAAGGGGTGACTGTACTCCCGGGTCAGTTCCGTGAGCACGGCTCCGCATCCCAGTCGCATCCCCAAGCTGTGGGCCAGGGAGCGTATATAGGTGCCGGAACTGCATGCGACCCGAAAGCGTACAAACGGCAGCGCCACTTCGAGCACGTCCGCTTGCGAAATTTCCATGCTTTTGACCTTCTTGGGCACTTCCTTGCCCTTGCGCGCCAGCTTGTAGAGGGACTGGCCCTCGTGCTTGGCCGCGGAATAGGCGGGCACTTCCTGCTCGTGCAGGGTCAGCCAGCGGGCCACTTCGGCGCGCACATCGGCTTCGGTCACCTGCTGCCACGGGGATTCCGCCAGCACCTCGCCCTGGATGTCCCAGGTATCGGTGGTGAGGCCCAGGCGCAGCTGGCCGCTGTAGACCTTGCCGCCATCGGCCAAGAGGTGCGAGGCGATCTTGGTGCCCTGTCCCAGCAGCACCAGCAGCACGCCGGAAGCCATGGGGTCCAGGGTGCCCGCGTGGCCGATCTTGCGCTGGCCCAGGCGCTTGAGCGCCGAGAGGCAGCGGGCCGACGTGGGGCCGGAAGGCTTGTTGAGCACCAGGACGCCGTCCAGCTGGGGCAGCGGCGCCGCTTTGCGTGCGGCAGGGGAAGTCTGTTCGGTCATACGCAACAAATAATGATAGCAGGCCTGCGGCATGAAGTCAAAAGCGCAGGCATATGGCGGCAGGCAATAGCCTGTTGCGGGCCAAAGGTCAAGCGTTTTCCCTAATCCCGCAAGACAGGCAGCGTTTTCTCTCTGCTGTTTGCATCGTTCCCGTTGCACGTTTATAGTCACCGGGACCAAGAGCATCCATCTGCCCGTGGCGGCAGTACGGCAAGGAGATCTACATGGACCTGAAGCGTCTGGAATATTTCTCATCGAAAAAGGACAGATAAGCAAGGCGGCCCAGTCTCTTCACATCTCACAGCCGCCCCTCAGCATGCGTCTCAAGGAGCTGGAAGACGAGCTGGGCGTGACTCTCATCCACCGGCAAGGAAAGGCGTGGCAGGTAACGCCGGAAGGCAGGATGCTCTATCGCAAGGCCCAGTTCATCCTTTCCTACATGGAAGGGGTAAAAAACGATATAGCCAGCATCGCAGGCGAGCTCCACGGCCGGATCAAATTCGGAGTCTGCCCGCCCTGCCGCCAGATGGCCGCCCATGTCATCTCTGACCTCGGCAAGAGCCATCCCCGCTTGCAATTCCGCGTCTGGGTCATGGACAACCAGTCTCTGGAGCGCCACCTGCAGGAAAGCCATCTGGATTTTGCGCTCGTCCTCCTTCCGGTCAAAGGGAGGAACTATGCCATCCGCAGCCTGCAGGCAAAACCCTACTATGCTGTTTTCGGCAAGGGCATGCCGCAGCCCAAAGCCGATATCATAGGTGTCGAAGACCTGGCCGGGCTGCCGCTGATCGTGCAGCACCGCCGGGACAGTGCAGGTATCAATGCCGTCCTCATGAAGGCCTTCCAGAGGCAGAACAGACAGGCCCATGTCGTGCTGGAGACTCAGGATTCCAGTTTCCTGCAGGCCCTTCTGCTGGAAGGCTTCCCTGCCGTGGCCATCCTTAACGAATACGAACTCGAGCGGCTCCCGCTGGATCAATTCCCCACGGCCCGGCTTGACGTGGCAGACCTCACCTTGGCCCCGGCCCTGATAAGCCTGGAGAATGCCTATACCAGCCTCCTGGCCCAGAAAGTCATGGACTGCTTTGCGGCCCGTTTCTGACCCTCTGCTGCCGGTCGTTCCGTACAGCAGACGGCAGAAACGGCCAACTCAGAAGCTATAGCCAAAATAGAGCGTGGCGTGCCAGGCGTCCTGACGGCTCATGGAAGGCCCCAGCCAGTCACGTCCGTCCTTCTGCCAGGTATCCTTGTCGAACCCGTTGACGATATAGCCCAGCTCCAGGCCCGCCGTCAGGTTTTCGTACACTTTCCAGTAGCTGTCGAGATTGAATTCCAGCAAATGATCCGCCGTGGTCAGGTACATGCCCGCCTTGTTGGGATTGCTGTCGAATCCGTAGTTCCAGGCATCACGGGCCTGTGCATACTTGACCATCCCGGTGCTGTTGGTGCCGTTCCAGTAGGCCACTCGCAGGATATGCTTGAGGTCGGGCAAAAACGACATGTCTTTCAGGCGTACGCCGATGCCCCATGTACCGGCATAGTTGCTGCCCAGATCGTTGTATCCTGTAGGATAGGGATTGGCCGCGCCCATGAAGCTGGTGAACTTGCTCCAGGGGTCGATGGACGGCATACGCTCGGAACCGTTCTTCAGGCTGCCGTCATCGCCCGAAGCATACCAGCCGAAAATACCGGGCGTGCCCCAGTCCAGCCGGTATTCTGCCAAAGCCATGGCCAGCCATCCCTCACGCCGGGTACTGGCCCTGTCCATGCGTTGCCCGCCGCGCACGGGTATGTCATAGCGGCCCATGGCCTCCACATAGCCATAGTTGATGTCCAGCTCGAAATTCCAGGGTGCAAAGGCGCTGATCCCCACAGGCAGGCCGGCCCAGAACATGCTGCCCCACGCCTTGTCCGTCTCCCCTACCAGATGGGCGCCCCCAAAAGGATCGCTGCTTAGCGTATAGTGGGGCATGCCGTCCTTCCATATCTTCACGGCACGGCCGTCAGCAGTACTGGGGAACGTATTTTTGCCCCGCAGGCCAAACATGACCCACGGCGACATGTCCCACCCGTCCTGCCTTACCGGCAGGATCAGGGCGAACAGATCCATGTTGTCCAGATAGGAGATCGTGCCGTCGCCACTGGCGGCAGTGGCATTGTCATTGAAGGGACGGACCCACAGGCCGGTCAGGGACACAGCATCATTGAAACACCAGGAGGCTGTCACGGCGGCGGCATCCATATTGTCCATGACCATGCCACCACCAGCTTTTTTGGGCAGATTGATGTTCTGGATGCCCATGCGAACCCGTAGCGGCATGCCCGGTACGGTCCAGTCCGTATAGGCCTGACGCAGCTTGACCACTGTCTGGTCTGCTCCCAGGGCAGCACCACTACTGTTTTTGCCCCACATGAGCTGGCCGATCTCGAAAAAAACCGTTCCTGAAAGGGCTGGTGAAGCCACCGCATCCATCTGCAGACGCAGACGCTGCCGGGCATGGAAGGTATCTTCACTGTCAGCCTTGCGGTCACCGACAGTATCTACCAGATTGTTGTCACCTGCGCTAAAGGCAAACTGCCACTGTCCCTTCATCTTGAAGTCCACGGCCTGGACCGTGAAGGGATGGCAGAGCGCCAGGCTCAGCAGGCACAGCAAAGACAGTATCCTGTTCATGGCGGTCCCTCATGAGGCCCCCTGCCATCTGCAGGGGACCTGTCGTGTAAGATTCATCGGGGAGCTTTTTCCACCGGAGGACAGCGTTGTTACGTGATATCCTCCGGCATGGGGCCGGGTTATCCGATCCAGTTCCGCAACAGTCCCGTGTACAGACAGAACTCCAGCCAGACGAGCCCGGCCACAGGCAGGAATAACAGTTTCTTGAACAGGACATCTGCCTCGCGCTGATCCTCAAGCCCTGCAAGGGCCATAGCGCCACAGGTAGAGAAGGGGGAAGAACCTGTGTAGAACCCGCCTACCGAGATCAGCGAGAACAGGATGATGGGCGCGACACCCGTGCTGGAAGCAAGGGGCGCGACCAGCAGGGCCAGCGTGGGGATAACCACGCCCAGCGTGGCAACAAAGAAGCTCATGGTGCAGGCCGCCGCCAGCAGGATGTAGGGGGCCGCGGCACTGGTCACATTGACCTGCACCCACGAGGAAAGACTGCTGACAAGGCCGCCCGAAACAGCCGTACCGATCAGCGTACCCATGGCACAGATCATGATTATGATGGAGAATGGCACCTTGGCTATGGCATCTTTTTCTTTGGCCACCTTGCAAATGCTGCACAGTATGATGCCTACGGTACAGATGACGGTGATGTCGCAAAAGGAGGCGACTTTTTTGACTGTCGCGACATCAGGCATGGCAACCTTGAGCATGGCCGGGATAACGGTGCAGAGAAAGACCAGGCCAACTATCCACAAGGTCCTTTTCTGAACTGCAGTGAAGGGCTCAGGTTTGTTTATCTCAACTTTCTTTGTCCTATGACCGCCTGTGACAAAGTAAGTGATGACAAAAAATATGGACATGGTTACCAGGGAATTCATGAGCACGTTCATGCACATGGCCATACCTTCATTATGGAAACCGCTATTCTCAGCCACCTGCTGGATGATTATGCCGCCGACACTGAAGGGAAACTGGGAGCCGATGGTCGAGCCACAGAAGATAAGTACCGTAGCCAGCACCCTGGAAATCTTCGATTTTATGCAGATCGTCATCACCAG
This is a stretch of genomic DNA from Desulfovibrio piger. It encodes these proteins:
- the pnp gene encoding polyribonucleotide nucleotidyltransferase, encoding MNQDIFNPTRVTATVGGKEIIFETGRLANQAHGAVWMQCGGTVVLVTVCSQALEFDKGFFPLTVEYSEKMYAAGRIPGSFFRREIGRPSERETLVSRLIDRPIRPLFPKGLNEDVQVLASVISADQENESDVLALTGASAAVMLSPLPFEGPVAGGRIGRIDGRFVLNPTFEEQARSDLNIVFAASRDALTMVEGEATFVPEDVIIDALEWGRKEIQPLIDAQLKLRELAGKEKMPFTPHQDDPVLVARVQELAREAGLEEAMRVPEKLARKDARKAVKDKVMEALLNDPAWAESDALKEVGEIIGDLEKKIVRARIVNEGVRIDGRDTRTVRPIQIQTSVLPRAHGSAIFRRGETKSLVVTTLGSSTDEQRMDSLSGDVTKRFMLHYNFPPFSVGEVKPVRVSRREIGHGALAEKSLRPVMPADADFPFTVRVVSETVESNGSSSMAAVCGGCLSLMDAGIPISAPVAGVAMGLIKEGDKFIVLTDILGDEDALGDMDFKIAGTAEGVTGVQMDIKITGLTTDIMRQAMQQAHEGRLHILAEMAKALPEPRKELSRYAPQHAEIFVNPDIIRLIIGPGGKNIKAITTATGASVDIEDSGRVSIFAPTADALEKAREMVTYYDQRPELGKNYTAKVKKIMEIGVIVEVLPNVEALVHVSQLDVNRVEQPGDVAHLGEDMVVKVIEINGDRIRASRKAVLLEEQGHPWNPEETARPQRDRGNRGDRGGRRDRGDRGGRGDRR
- the rpsO gene encoding 30S ribosomal protein S15 → MAMDAEQKKVVIDAHAKHEGDTGSPEVQVALLTARIEGLTGHFKVHKKDFHSRTGLLKLVGQRRKLLNYLKKKDIQRYRALIAKLGLRK
- the truB gene encoding tRNA pseudouridine(55) synthase TruB, with the translated sequence MTEQTSPAARKAAPLPQLDGVLVLNKPSGPTSARCLSALKRLGQRKIGHAGTLDPMASGVLLVLLGQGTKIASHLLADGGKVYSGQLRLGLTTDTWDIQGEVLAESPWQQVTEADVRAEVARWLTLHEQEVPAYSAAKHEGQSLYKLARKGKEVPKKVKSMEISQADVLEVALPFVRFRVACSSGTYIRSLAHSLGMRLGCGAVLTELTREYSHPFGLEVACGLDELSADPGLLVKHLRPLAEALPHWPVLELDEAAEARIRNGMAIPCRDDVGDKALLQRQGMPLALARRSDTPQGPCWTVLRGLWN
- a CDS encoding LysR family transcriptional regulator: MAAVRQGDLHGPEASGIFLIEKGQISKAAQSLHISQPPLSMRLKELEDELGVTLIHRQGKAWQVTPEGRMLYRKAQFILSYMEGVKNDIASIAGELHGRIKFGVCPPCRQMAAHVISDLGKSHPRLQFRVWVMDNQSLERHLQESHLDFALVLLPVKGRNYAIRSLQAKPYYAVFGKGMPQPKADIIGVEDLAGLPLIVQHRRDSAGINAVLMKAFQRQNRQAHVVLETQDSSFLQALLLEGFPAVAILNEYELERLPLDQFPTARLDVADLTLAPALISLENAYTSLLAQKVMDCFAARF
- a CDS encoding outer membrane homotrimeric porin; this translates as MNRILSLLCLLSLALCHPFTVQAVDFKMKGQWQFAFSAGDNNLVDTVGDRKADSEDTFHARQRLRLQMDAVASPALSGTVFFEIGQLMWGKNSSGAALGADQTVVKLRQAYTDWTVPGMPLRVRMGIQNINLPKKAGGGMVMDNMDAAAVTASWCFNDAVSLTGLWVRPFNDNATAASGDGTISYLDNMDLFALILPVRQDGWDMSPWVMFGLRGKNTFPSTADGRAVKIWKDGMPHYTLSSDPFGGAHLVGETDKAWGSMFWAGLPVGISAFAPWNFELDINYGYVEAMGRYDIPVRGGQRMDRASTRREGWLAMALAEYRLDWGTPGIFGWYASGDDGSLKNGSERMPSIDPWSKFTSFMGAANPYPTGYNDLGSNYAGTWGIGVRLKDMSFLPDLKHILRVAYWNGTNSTGMVKYAQARDAWNYGFDSNPNKAGMYLTTADHLLEFNLDSYWKVYENLTAGLELGYIVNGFDKDTWQKDGRDWLGPSMSRQDAWHATLYFGYSF
- a CDS encoding SLC13 family permease; amino-acid sequence: MSAEMLFLISLVLALVLGFLFKTNIGYFALTFAFVNGVFIYDMSVKKVAGLWPIYLFLMLFIVTAFYGFAISNGTLVKLAEKIIYSSRNRPALLPIVLFFICMMFAGTGAGAPATFAFLSPLVMTICIKSKISRVLATVLIFCGSTIGSQFPFSVGGIIIQQVAENSGFHNEGMAMCMNVLMNSLVTMSIFFVITYFVTGGHRTKKVEINKPEPFTAVQKRTLWIVGLVFLCTVIPAMLKVAMPDVATVKKVASFCDITVICTVGIILCSICKVAKEKDAIAKVPFSIIIMICAMGTLIGTAVSGGLVSSLSSWVQVNVTSAAAPYILLAAACTMSFFVATLGVVIPTLALLVAPLASSTGVAPIILFSLISVGGFYTGSSPFSTCGAMALAGLEDQREADVLFKKLLFLPVAGLVWLEFCLYTGLLRNWIG